Part of the Grimontia kaedaensis genome is shown below.
ATGCCGTGAATGCACTGGGTATTGACCCTGTCGCCGTTTCAAAGACATTGCCACAGGTCCCAACTTACTTAGAAAAATTCAAAGACGATAAATACGCCAACGTCGGCAGCCTGTTCGAGCCAAACTTCGAAGAAATCTACAACCAGAACCCAGACATCATCATTGTCGGCCCACGAAGTTCACCAAGCTTCGACGAGCTATCTAAAATCGCCCCAACAGTGGTATTCGCTGCAGACAACTCAAAAGGCTATTGGGACGCGACTCAAGAGCAATGGCGCAACCTGGGCAAAGTCTTTGATAAAGAGGCATTGGTTGAAGAAAAAATCGCAGCCATGGATAAAGAATTCAAAGCCATCAGTGATTACAACCAGACCAATGGCGTAGATGCTCTGACTATCATGAGCGCAGGTGGCAAATTGTCTTCATTCGGTGCTGATTCTCGCTTCTCTTCTATTTACACAGACTTCGGTTTCAAAGAGTCCGTGCAAGGCATCAAGGCAACGACTCATGGCGATATGATCTCGTTTGAATTCATTCGCGAGTCTGACCCGAAAACATTGCTGGTGATTGACCGTGATACTCTGATCAATCCAGCTGATAGCGAAACCCGCGAACAGTTTGATAACGATCTGATCAAAGCGACCCAAGCCTACAAGAACAACAAGATGACCTATCTGGATTTGAATGCTTGGTATTTGTCTATGTCTGGCATCACTGCGACTGAGCAAATGATTTCTGACATCAAAAATAGCGTTGACCTGTAAGCGACTGCCCTAGGGTCTGTTGACCTTAAGAAACTGAGGTATACCTTGTTAAAGTTGTTGTTTCTTTTGGGCTTGCTGAGTCTGATATCCCTATTTGTCGGTGTCAGCGAGCTATCTCCTGCCCTTTTATTGGCAGGAGATAGCCAAACGCTCGAGCTTCTCTTCACCAGCCGCCTTCCCCGTTTGCTGTCCATCGTGCTCGCCGGTGCAGGCTTAAGCATTGCAGGTCTGGTGATGCAGCAAATCAGCCAAAACCGGTTTGCTGCGCCTTCCACCACAGGCACCATTGAATGTGCCATGCTCGGCTATATGCTTAGCCTTGTGTTTTTCGGCAATGGTAATCAACTCTGGCTGATCTTTTCCGTTTCCATTTTTGGCACCTTGCTGTTTGTTACCCTTATCCAACGCATCCAATTCCGCAATGCTGTATTTGTGCCGCTGATTGGCATTATCTACGGCAGTATCATCAGCTCATGCTCCACGTTCCTAGCGTATAAATATGATGCCCTGCAAATGCTAAGCAGTTGGACAGTCGCCAACTTTGCCAGCATTTTGAAAGGTGATTATGAGCTTCTATATATCGCCCTGCCGATTGCAGCATTCACCTATGCCTACGCCGCGCGGATTTCTGCTGTCGGCATGGGACGTGATTTTGCGGTTGGTCTTGGACTGAGTTACAGACAGGTGTTAGTGATTGGCGTAATGCTGGTTTCCATTCTGTCGGCGAGTGTTGTGATGATTGTGGGCGCCCTGCCCTTTATCGGTTTACTTGTGCCTAACCTTGTCAGCATTTTCTATGGCGACAACCTTCGCAAGAACATTTCCCGCGTGGCGATTGTCGGCGCGCTTTTGGTGCTTGCCTGCGACATTGTCAGCCGCTTAATCATCTTCCCGTACGAAATTCCGGTTTCCATGCTGGTGAGTATTTTGGGTGGGTTGGCCTTTATCTATCTCATCACCAAAGGGCCAAAAAGTGTCTGATACAAAGAAAATGTGGGCAATGGCTATGACAGCCCTTGTCTTTTCCGCTCTGTTTATCTGCATTGGACTCACGGCCACGAACTATGGGTATTTCCTGTCTCGCCGTGTCCCGAAAGTGCTGGCAATGGTACTGGCCGGTATTGCAGTTGCACAGTCGTCGTTGGTATTCCAAACCATCACCCATAACCGCATTCTCACACCAAGCATCATGGGGTTTGATTCCCTGTATGTGCTGACACAGACACTGCTGGTTGCGGTGTTTGGTGGCTTCAGCTTTTTCCTGATCAACACCTACATTAACTTCGCCATTGCAGTGACCATCATGGTGGGGTTCTCGCTACTGTTGTTTGGCTTCTACTTTGGCAAGGAAGGCCGCAACCTGATTGTGTTGCTCTTGATTGGCCTTATCCTCGGGCAGGTATTTTCAAGCACCGCCTCGTTTTTCACCATGCTAATGGACCCGAACGAGTTTCTGGTGGTGCAAAGCAAGATGTTTGCGAGCTTTAACAACATCAAGATTGAGTTGGTGTATTTGTGCTTGCCACTTTTGCTGATAGCCAGCTTCCTGCTCTACCGCATGCACCGGACATTAGATGTGTTCTGGCTGGATAAGGACAACGCCATCAGTCTGGGTGTTGATGTGCAGAAAACTACACGTAAAGCGCTGATTCTCTCCGCTGTCCTCATCGCCATGTCGACCGCATTGATTGGCCCTGTCATGTTCTTTGGCCTGTTGGTCACGAACCTGACCCGAGAACTGTTCCGCTCCTATGAACACCGCATTTTACTGGTGGGATGTTCGTTGATGTCCATTTGCACCTTATTGGTCGGCCAATGGGTGGTAGAAAACCTGTTTAAGTTTGATACCACGCTAAGTGTTGTCGTGAATTTCGCCGGAGGAATCTACTTCCTCTGGATGCTGCTGAAAAACCGAGTTGTTTAACATGATCACCTTAAAAAACCTGACCAAAGCTTTTGGTAAACAACGCGTCGTAGATGAAGCCTGCGGCGAATTCGAGAAGGGTAAAGTGACCGCCATTATAGGTCCAAATGGCGCGGGGAAAAGCACCCTGCTTTCTATGGCAAGCCGCCTCGTTACTCCAGATGGTGGCCATGTAGTGATAGATGGCAAAGCCATCACCGAATGGGATACAGGTGAACTGGCAAAGCGTCTTGCCGTGCTTCGTCAGGCGAACTCAATCACTATGCGCTTTACCGTGCGCGAACTAGTCTCGTTCGGTCGTTTTCCCTACTCAAAGGGAAACCTGACCACCGAAGACAATAAAGTCATCGATAAAGCCATTGATTATCTGGATTTGAAGTCATTGGAAAACCGTTATCTTGATGAGCTAAGCGGAGGTCAAAGGCAGTTGGCGTTTATTGCCATGGTCATCGCGCAAGACACAGACTATGTGTTCCTTGATGAGCCTCTGAACAATCTCGATATCCGCCACTCACTGAGCATCATGCGAACCATTCAACGTTTGGCACACGAAATGGGGAAAGCCGTGGTTATCGTCATCCACGATATCAACTTTGCAGCCTGTTATGCCGACCACATCATCGCGATGAAGCAAGGCAAAATCGCCACCAATGCCGCAGTTGATGACGTGATTCAGGAAGCGGTTTTGGAAAACATCTACGACACGCCATTTACTATTGTCGAAGCCAACGGCAAGAGAATGTGTCTTTACTACTGAGGGCGTATGCGCCCTCACTTTTTACTGAGCAGCGCCTTGGGGGACACACCAAATTCACGTCTAAATGCTGCGGTGAAATTGGAGGGATGTTGATACCCAGCCTCATACGCTGCTTCAGTAATCCCAACCAATCCCCTCTCTAGTTGCTGGCGAGCGATTTCCAAGCGACGCTGGCGAACATAGCCTTGAACAGTCAGATCGAGGTTTGCTTTAAATAGACGCTGTAGCTTGGACACGCTGATTGCGAACTCGCTCGCTAGGCTTTCCAGCGTTAACGGTTGCTGCAATTGCGTCTCAATATGCCCCACAATGTTTTCCACCGTAGGATTGAGCCGGCTTGCAGTCTCTGGCACTGCATTCTCACCTGTCTGCATCTCAGACATTTCTAGCTCGCTCAGTACATGCAAGGCAAGTTGATGTATCAAACTTTCTACTGCCAGCTTTTCCCCAAAGGTTTCCGGCGTGCCAGCTTCGACCAGCTGATTGGCGATGGTCAACACCTTCTCATTCACATGGATCTTCATGTGTGCCTGATGTGTGGAAAGCAGGCGAAGCATTTCACTGTGCTTATCAGCGCGCTCTCTAACCCAATCTGGCTTGAACATCACATTGATCTTTCTCACCGGGTTTCCTTTGCGAATAGCGCGACGAAAATGAGCAGGACGAGCCAAATTAACCAACACCGCTTTGGGCGTTACATTGGCGTCTAATTCAAATTGCAGTTCGTCGTATCCAAAGCTGAGTTGTCCCTCGAGAAGCAAGGTCAGAATTAATGAAGAGGGAGCCGAGGAGACAATATTAGAATCATGCAGCTCCATGCTTGTACCACCATGCATGGCAATGCCATCACCATATTGGTAAGCAACGAAGTTTCCCTCCAATAGCGCCTTAGATTGACCACGATTTTTGGAAACAATCATTTGTTTCTCCGTCAGCTCAATTTTTTCAGCTAACGCAACTTTCGTAGGTTTCTGACGAGGACGACGACCCGGTTCCATCTTTGACCTTTCCTCATAACAGCTAGGCGATTTCGCATAAGTGATCGCACTTCATCACTCGAGTGCAAAACCATACCATAGCTGCGAATCATTATCATTTGTATTTGGATGTCATTGTCATGGAATTGAAGATCACTGCCGCTTTCAAACCCACAGCCCTTGCGTCAGCCGTCATGGCTGCACTCAGCACACCTGTCTTGGCCGAAACACAGGCCGAAGAAGAAATGGTGGTATGGGGTACCCGCGTTACGAGTAACTCTGAGCAACTGCTGTCTGACGATTTCGCTTTGAAGCAAGCTGACCATATGTCTGACCTTCTGCGCGAAATCCCGGGGGTTGACGTGGGTGGAACCCATTCCGTTAACCAACGCATCAATATTCGTGGTCTCGGCGAGGACGATTTGGATATTCGTTTGGATGGCGCGTCTCAGCACGCCAACATGTTCCACCACATCGGTAACTTAACGCTTAACCCCGACATTCTGAAATCTGCCGACATTCAAGTCGGAAATAACTCTGTTGTTCAAAAT
Proteins encoded:
- the vctC gene encoding iron chelate ABC transporter ATP-binding protein VctC, which translates into the protein MITLKNLTKAFGKQRVVDEACGEFEKGKVTAIIGPNGAGKSTLLSMASRLVTPDGGHVVIDGKAITEWDTGELAKRLAVLRQANSITMRFTVRELVSFGRFPYSKGNLTTEDNKVIDKAIDYLDLKSLENRYLDELSGGQRQLAFIAMVIAQDTDYVFLDEPLNNLDIRHSLSIMRTIQRLAHEMGKAVVIVIHDINFAACYADHIIAMKQGKIATNAAVDDVIQEAVLENIYDTPFTIVEANGKRMCLYY
- a CDS encoding iron chelate uptake ABC transporter family permease subunit translates to MWAMAMTALVFSALFICIGLTATNYGYFLSRRVPKVLAMVLAGIAVAQSSLVFQTITHNRILTPSIMGFDSLYVLTQTLLVAVFGGFSFFLINTYINFAIAVTIMVGFSLLLFGFYFGKEGRNLIVLLLIGLILGQVFSSTASFFTMLMDPNEFLVVQSKMFASFNNIKIELVYLCLPLLLIASFLLYRMHRTLDVFWLDKDNAISLGVDVQKTTRKALILSAVLIAMSTALIGPVMFFGLLVTNLTRELFRSYEHRILLVGCSLMSICTLLVGQWVVENLFKFDTTLSVVVNFAGGIYFLWMLLKNRVV
- a CDS encoding siderophore ABC transporter substrate-binding protein; translation: MKTFIQAALLSLVTTSAVAADSVVIEHRMGKTEVHGVPERVVVIGLGSLDAVNALGIDPVAVSKTLPQVPTYLEKFKDDKYANVGSLFEPNFEEIYNQNPDIIIVGPRSSPSFDELSKIAPTVVFAADNSKGYWDATQEQWRNLGKVFDKEALVEEKIAAMDKEFKAISDYNQTNGVDALTIMSAGGKLSSFGADSRFSSIYTDFGFKESVQGIKATTHGDMISFEFIRESDPKTLLVIDRDTLINPADSETREQFDNDLIKATQAYKNNKMTYLDLNAWYLSMSGITATEQMISDIKNSVDL
- a CDS encoding ABC transporter permease — encoded protein: MLKLLFLLGLLSLISLFVGVSELSPALLLAGDSQTLELLFTSRLPRLLSIVLAGAGLSIAGLVMQQISQNRFAAPSTTGTIECAMLGYMLSLVFFGNGNQLWLIFSVSIFGTLLFVTLIQRIQFRNAVFVPLIGIIYGSIISSCSTFLAYKYDALQMLSSWTVANFASILKGDYELLYIALPIAAFTYAYAARISAVGMGRDFAVGLGLSYRQVLVIGVMLVSILSASVVMIVGALPFIGLLVPNLVSIFYGDNLRKNISRVAIVGALLVLACDIVSRLIIFPYEIPVSMLVSILGGLAFIYLITKGPKSV
- a CDS encoding helix-turn-helix transcriptional regulator — its product is MIVSKNRGQSKALLEGNFVAYQYGDGIAMHGGTSMELHDSNIVSSAPSSLILTLLLEGQLSFGYDELQFELDANVTPKAVLVNLARPAHFRRAIRKGNPVRKINVMFKPDWVRERADKHSEMLRLLSTHQAHMKIHVNEKVLTIANQLVEAGTPETFGEKLAVESLIHQLALHVLSELEMSEMQTGENAVPETASRLNPTVENIVGHIETQLQQPLTLESLASEFAISVSKLQRLFKANLDLTVQGYVRQRRLEIARQQLERGLVGITEAAYEAGYQHPSNFTAAFRREFGVSPKALLSKK